In one bacterium genomic region, the following are encoded:
- a CDS encoding glycosyltransferase family 4 protein, protein MKVCYLNHDLKDSTGAGRFCLSLIKEIKNILTESQITVLTSEASDHNLEKPILKSGVMGAVFSLPKIRRVFKKCDVIHALDGWPYGVLAMLAGFGLKKKIIITAIGSGAVAPLYSFWRRVIISWAYRRATKLTAISHNTKKEILKILPDLKITVINHGVDFNKFSYFAKASQDKQVTKYKPYILSVGTLKKRKGYEYSIAAFAKIAPEFLDLKYVIFGADNSKEKKEYARLNQIAEELGVKNQVIFLSKKISDAELTALYKNAELFILLPQDAAKDIEGFGLVFLEAAACGLPVVSAKDTSAEDAVLDGKNGILVSAQDTAAAAEAIKQILSDKKLSESFKQASLEFAQKMSWHKTATAYAELYI, encoded by the coding sequence ATGAAGGTCTGCTATTTAAACCACGATCTTAAAGACTCCACCGGCGCCGGGCGGTTTTGTTTATCTTTAATTAAAGAGATAAAAAACATTCTGACGGAAAGCCAAATTACGGTTTTAACTTCCGAAGCCAGCGATCACAATTTAGAAAAACCCATACTCAAGAGCGGTGTGATGGGCGCGGTTTTTTCTTTGCCAAAAATAAGGCGTGTTTTCAAAAAGTGCGATGTTATACATGCTCTAGACGGTTGGCCCTATGGAGTTTTGGCTATGCTAGCGGGCTTTGGCTTAAAAAAGAAAATTATTATAACCGCCATTGGTAGCGGAGCTGTAGCGCCACTATATAGTTTTTGGCGCCGAGTGATTATTAGCTGGGCTTATCGCCGAGCCACCAAACTTACCGCTATTAGCCATAATACAAAAAAAGAAATATTAAAAATTCTGCCTGATCTGAAAATTACTGTCATCAATCACGGAGTTGATTTCAATAAATTTTCCTACTTCGCTAAAGCTTCGCAGGACAAGCAAGTTACAAAATACAAACCATATATCCTTAGCGTCGGCACGCTCAAAAAAAGAAAAGGATACGAATATTCAATCGCGGCTTTTGCCAAGATAGCTCCGGAATTCCTCGATCTTAAATATGTTATTTTTGGTGCGGATAATTCTAAAGAGAAAAAAGAGTATGCCAGATTAAATCAAATTGCGGAGGAATTGGGAGTAAAGAATCAAGTTATATTTTTGTCCAAAAAGATTTCGGATGCCGAACTAACTGCTTTATACAAAAACGCCGAACTTTTTATTTTATTGCCCCAAGACGCGGCTAAAGATATAGAAGGTTTTGGTTTAGTTTTTTTGGAAGCCGCCGCTTGTGGTCTGCCTGTAGTTTCGGCTAAAGACACTAGCGCCGAAGATGCGGTTTTAGATGGTAAAAATGGAATTTTGGTATCGGCCCAAGATACGGCCGCCGCGGCCGAAGCTATAAAACAAATATTATCCGACAAAAAGCTTAGTGAATCGTTTAAACAAGCCTCGCTAGAATTTGCCCAAAAAATGAGCTGGCACAAAACCGCCACCGCTTACGCCGAGCTTTATATTTAA
- a CDS encoding AbrB/MazE/SpoVT family DNA-binding domain-containing protein produces MPIVKTQKKDETLSLSKISTKHQVTIPQEVFEELQLKIGDLVEIVAERGKATLVPKRVVSRPLASKLSAREQKTLQSAQKKIEAINKNILTSKGLTPAEADVAVKIGLINHDQKYWWLEEWQEGEREVERDIKAGRVSGPFETAENLLAHLHQL; encoded by the coding sequence ATGCCTATAGTTAAAACCCAAAAAAAGGATGAGACGCTATCTCTTTCTAAGATCAGCACTAAACATCAGGTGACTATTCCCCAAGAAGTGTTTGAAGAATTACAACTAAAAATTGGTGACTTGGTAGAAATAGTAGCCGAAAGAGGTAAAGCCACCCTCGTTCCCAAGAGGGTGGTTTCCCGTCCACTGGCATCTAAACTCTCGGCCCGGGAACAAAAAACTCTCCAGTCTGCCCAAAAAAAGATTGAAGCCATCAATAAAAACATCCTTACCTCAAAAGGGCTGACGCCAGCTGAAGCGGATGTAGCAGTCAAGATTGGACTGATTAACCATGATCAAAAATACTGGTGGCTGGAGGAATGGCAAGAAGGTGAGCGCGAGGTAGAGCGCGATATCAAGGCAGGCCGGGTCTCTGGACCGTTTGAGACCGCAGAGAATCTGCTCGCGCACCTCCACCAGCTATGA
- a CDS encoding disulfide bond formation protein B — MIDSVNFILSVFAVIAQIAIVFLIVAKITKNQSILKFVNEKVLILSLVIVLGGIFGSLFYSEIAGYAPCSLCWWQRVFLYPQAIILGLALIKKDLAVTRYIKTLSLFGLVISAYQSLLQMGLVPSIICGTSSISCAQRYFINFGYITLPLMGFTAFLLLTILNWNPALED; from the coding sequence ATGATAGATTCTGTTAACTTTATTCTTTCTGTTTTTGCTGTTATTGCTCAAATAGCCATAGTGTTTTTAATTGTGGCCAAAATAACTAAAAACCAATCTATTTTAAAATTTGTTAACGAAAAAGTTTTAATATTATCTTTGGTAATCGTTTTGGGCGGAATATTTGGCAGTTTATTTTATTCGGAAATTGCCGGTTACGCGCCTTGCTCTTTATGTTGGTGGCAAAGAGTTTTTTTGTATCCGCAAGCTATTATTTTGGGTTTGGCTTTAATAAAAAAGGATTTGGCTGTAACTCGTTATATTAAAACCCTGTCTTTATTTGGATTAGTTATCTCGGCCTATCAATCGCTTTTACAAATGGGTTTGGTGCCATCTATAATATGTGGCACTAGTTCTATAAGTTGCGCTCAAAGATATTTTATAAATTTTGGTTATATAACTTTACCTTTAATGGGCTTTACCGCTTTTTTGCTTTTAACTATCTTAAACTGGAACCCCGCCCTTGAAGACTAA
- a CDS encoding DUF1573 domain-containing protein yields the protein MPIKNIIIYILTVVAIVGGVIWMARPDKNNNTDPTASIISVLNFSETQYDFGTISMANGNVSKIFKITNSSNKSIEIEKIYTSCMCTEAELNINNKKLGPFGMPGHNLVPKVNQTLNVGETAEIKVIYNPNAHGPAGVGPVDRIVYVEEKGRQPLEFRIKAVVTP from the coding sequence ATGCCTATAAAAAACATAATAATTTACATTCTAACCGTAGTCGCTATAGTCGGCGGAGTTATTTGGATGGCCCGTCCCGACAAAAATAACAACACTGACCCCACCGCTTCTATTATTAGTGTTCTAAACTTTTCCGAAACTCAATATGATTTTGGAACTATTTCTATGGCCAATGGCAATGTTAGTAAGATTTTTAAAATTACTAATTCTTCAAACAAATCCATAGAAATTGAAAAAATCTATACCTCTTGTATGTGCACTGAAGCTGAATTAAATATTAACAACAAGAAACTAGGGCCTTTTGGCATGCCCGGACACAACCTAGTGCCTAAAGTTAATCAAACCCTAAATGTCGGGGAAACTGCCGAAATAAAAGTAATCTATAACCCTAACGCTCATGGTCCAGCCGGAGTTGGGCCAGTTGATAGAATTGTTTATGTAGAAGAAAAAGGTCGTCAACCCTTAGAGTTTAGGATAAAAGCAGTAGTAACACCTTAA
- a CDS encoding cytochrome c biogenesis protein CcdA: MKSKLIILVLAITVLMGTAVFLGNSSDSSRWLWDLSQNGKWLLPLVTISALIDSINPCAFSILLLTIAFLFNLGKMRGSILKIGGSYIFGLFTVYVLIGLGILQALHIFNTPHFMAKVGASLLIILGLINLINQFFPKFPIKLKIPDAAHHKMAQLMEKALLPTAFALGILVGLCEFPCTGGPYLMVLGLLHDKVTFTSGLSYLFLYNLIFILPLVIILAIASNKVLLEKVQNWKKEKTGQMRLYGGMAMILLGLLMFLL, translated from the coding sequence ATGAAAAGTAAACTCATAATTCTCGTTCTAGCCATAACAGTCTTAATGGGCACAGCTGTTTTTTTGGGCAACAGCTCCGATAGTTCTCGCTGGTTATGGGATTTGTCGCAAAACGGAAAATGGCTATTGCCCTTGGTAACAATCTCGGCCTTGATAGACAGTATCAATCCTTGCGCCTTTTCTATACTACTGCTGACAATAGCCTTTCTTTTTAACCTAGGCAAAATGCGCGGCAGTATTCTTAAAATCGGCGGGTCATACATATTTGGCCTTTTTACAGTCTATGTCCTGATTGGTTTAGGAATTCTTCAGGCGCTTCACATCTTTAATACGCCCCACTTTATGGCTAAAGTTGGCGCCAGCTTGCTTATTATTTTGGGATTAATTAACTTAATCAATCAATTTTTTCCAAAATTTCCTATAAAGTTAAAAATTCCGGATGCCGCACATCACAAAATGGCTCAACTTATGGAAAAAGCATTATTACCGACAGCTTTTGCGCTGGGAATTTTGGTGGGGCTTTGCGAATTCCCTTGCACCGGCGGACCTTATTTGATGGTACTGGGCTTGCTTCACGATAAAGTAACATTCACCAGCGGTTTAAGTTATCTGTTTTTGTACAATTTAATATTTATTCTGCCGCTCGTAATAATTTTAGCGATTGCCAGCAATAAAGTTTTATTAGAAAAAGTACAAAACTGGAAAAAAGAAAAGACAGGTCAGATGCGCTTATACGGCGGTATGGCGATGATTCTGCTTGGATTATTAATGTTTTTGCTATAA
- a CDS encoding DUF302 domain-containing protein: MEFDYTITTTKTFDEAVQSVQDEIAKAGLRVLYIHDVQKTLTEKGFAREPFKIVEFCNAEFANEFLNKDIKIGLCLPCKINVYIKDGQTFISGMRPIILPQFFPQADLGERPKEIDQIIQNIINNAK; this comes from the coding sequence ATGGAATTTGACTACACCATAACCACAACAAAAACTTTTGACGAGGCAGTTCAAAGCGTGCAAGACGAAATTGCTAAAGCCGGTCTGCGGGTTTTGTATATTCATGATGTGCAGAAGACCTTAACCGAGAAAGGTTTTGCCAGAGAGCCATTTAAAATTGTTGAGTTTTGCAATGCAGAGTTTGCCAACGAGTTTTTGAATAAAGACATAAAAATTGGACTTTGTCTGCCCTGTAAGATAAATGTTTATATAAAAGATGGACAAACTTTTATTTCCGGTATGCGGCCGATTATTCTGCCACAGTTTTTCCCGCAGGCCGATTTAGGCGAGCGTCCAAAAGAAATTGATCAAATTATTCAAAACATTATCAATAATGCCAAATAA
- a CDS encoding SHOCT domain-containing protein: protein MMNFGFGTLGGFGWIFMILWWVLIIAGIIALIKWLTRGTLGTHNHKKSALEILQERYAKSEIDKKEFEERKKDLN from the coding sequence ATGATGAACTTTGGATTTGGGACTCTTGGTGGGTTTGGTTGGATTTTTATGATTCTTTGGTGGGTATTGATAATCGCCGGTATTATCGCGCTCATCAAATGGCTCACCAGAGGAACTCTTGGCACGCACAATCACAAAAAATCCGCGCTTGAGATCTTGCAAGAGCGCTATGCCAAAAGCGAGATTGACAAAAAAGAGTTTGAGGAGAGAAAGAAAGATTTAAACTAG
- a CDS encoding NAD(P)-dependent oxidoreductase: MKIAFFEVRPEEEIFTSALLKEECVFIKDKLTEENIDLAKNADIISIFINSKIDKEIIDSLPNLKLITTRSTGFDHIDVTYAKEQGIKITNVPSYGSATVAEFTLALVLSLAKKIFEAKTNVLEKQGFDITNLQGFDLKGKTLGVIGTGRIGQNVIKMASAFGMKILASDVKPNNEIASKLGFEYTNLETLLKNSDIVTLHVPYFAENKHLINSGNIGLMKKGAYLINTARGELVETDALLKALASKHLAGAGLDVLEAERELKEEADLLTSGAEKIKDIKILLEDHALMNMPNVIVTPHIAFFSKEACDEISKITVQNIKSFMAGSPENLI, translated from the coding sequence ATGAAAATAGCTTTTTTTGAGGTTAGACCCGAAGAAGAAATCTTCACCTCTGCCCTACTTAAAGAGGAATGTGTTTTTATCAAAGACAAATTAACAGAAGAAAATATTGATCTCGCTAAAAATGCGGACATAATTTCTATATTTATAAATTCAAAAATAGATAAAGAAATTATAGATTCTTTGCCTAATCTTAAATTGATAACAACCAGATCCACCGGTTTTGATCATATAGACGTTACTTACGCTAAAGAGCAAGGCATAAAAATAACCAACGTGCCTAGTTATGGTTCGGCCACAGTGGCTGAGTTCACGCTCGCCTTAGTCTTAAGTTTGGCTAAAAAAATATTTGAAGCCAAAACAAATGTTCTAGAAAAACAGGGGTTTGATATAACCAATCTTCAGGGTTTTGACTTAAAAGGAAAAACTTTGGGCGTTATAGGCACAGGGCGTATCGGCCAAAATGTAATTAAAATGGCTTCGGCTTTCGGTATGAAAATATTGGCGAGCGACGTAAAACCAAATAATGAAATTGCTTCAAAACTTGGTTTTGAATATACCAATCTAGAAACTCTGCTTAAAAATTCCGATATCGTTACGTTACATGTGCCCTATTTTGCTGAAAATAAACATTTAATAAATTCGGGTAATATTGGCCTAATGAAAAAAGGCGCTTATTTAATAAACACAGCTCGGGGCGAGCTAGTGGAAACAGATGCCCTGCTTAAAGCTCTAGCGTCCAAGCATCTAGCCGGGGCTGGTCTTGATGTTTTAGAAGCCGAAAGAGAACTAAAAGAAGAAGCTGATCTTTTAACTTCTGGGGCAGAAAAAATAAAAGACATAAAAATTTTACTGGAAGATCACGCTCTTATGAATATGCCCAATGTTATAGTTACGCCTCATATAGCTTTTTTCTCTAAAGAAGCCTGTGATGAAATTTCTAAAATAACTGTCCAGAATATCAAATCTTTTATGGCTGGTAGTCCAGAAAATTTAATCTAG
- a CDS encoding DUF4147 domain-containing protein has protein sequence MENNLIKNIEELSTSPLRKKALEIINSGLSAVSTQKVLKENITLTEDTLTIKNNVFDLTKFDKLIFIGLGKAASEAALFFDELLGQKISAGAVLDLKEVACQYIKSYKADHPRPSAKNIIASQKVVDLADGISEKDLVIAVISGGGSAMLCWPAEECEQSVKLYDSFLKTGGNIEELNTIRKHTSQIKGGGLAKLFYPAKIVGLIFSDIPGDNYDKVASGPTFLDESSAEDAQKILNKYAITDITLNETLKEEKYFTNVLNINLVSNKTALEKMKETAENLGFDAFIMSSSVYENTDETISNFKKSSASKKAIIAGGEISISVTSSGGKGGRNQYIAIKYAPLIKENEVFVSVASDGLDNSNVAGAIIDKTTMLKAKEKELNNEIYLKSYDTYDFFNTTKDLIFTGPTGANVADLMLLLID, from the coding sequence ATGGAAAATAACCTAATAAAAAATATAGAAGAGCTATCTACTTCTCCGCTAAGAAAAAAAGCTTTAGAAATAATAAATTCTGGATTATCTGCAGTTAGTACTCAAAAAGTTTTAAAAGAAAATATAACTTTAACTGAAGATACTTTAACAATAAAAAATAATGTTTTTGATTTAACAAAATTTGATAAGTTAATTTTTATAGGTTTAGGCAAAGCTGCTAGTGAAGCCGCTTTGTTTTTTGATGAATTATTGGGACAAAAAATAAGCGCGGGTGCTGTTTTAGACTTAAAAGAAGTAGCTTGCCAATATATTAAAAGTTATAAAGCGGATCATCCGCGACCATCTGCAAAAAATATAATAGCCTCCCAAAAGGTTGTGGATTTAGCCGATGGTATTTCCGAAAAAGATCTTGTTATAGCAGTTATTTCTGGAGGGGGTTCGGCCATGCTGTGCTGGCCAGCCGAAGAATGTGAACAAAGCGTCAAACTTTATGATTCTTTCTTAAAAACAGGCGGCAACATAGAAGAATTAAATACTATAAGAAAACACACCTCGCAGATAAAAGGCGGGGGCTTGGCCAAACTTTTCTACCCAGCAAAAATTGTTGGTTTAATTTTTTCCGATATTCCAGGAGACAACTACGATAAAGTGGCTTCTGGCCCAACTTTTTTAGACGAAAGCTCGGCAGAAGATGCTCAAAAAATATTAAATAAATACGCCATAACAGATATAACATTAAATGAAACTTTGAAGGAAGAAAAATATTTTACTAATGTTTTAAATATTAATCTTGTTTCTAATAAAACTGCGTTAGAAAAAATGAAGGAAACTGCAGAGAATTTAGGTTTTGACGCTTTTATAATGTCTTCATCCGTATACGAAAATACAGATGAAACAATAAGCAACTTTAAAAAATCATCGGCTTCTAAAAAAGCTATAATAGCTGGCGGAGAAATAAGTATTTCTGTAACAAGTTCTGGCGGCAAAGGTGGCAGAAATCAATATATAGCTATAAAATATGCCCCTTTAATTAAAGAGAACGAGGTTTTTGTTTCTGTAGCTTCCGATGGATTAGATAATTCTAACGTAGCTGGCGCTATTATAGACAAAACCACAATGTTAAAGGCCAAAGAAAAAGAATTAAATAACGAAATATATTTAAAAAGTTACGACACTTACGATTTTTTTAACACAACTAAAGATCTAATTTTCACAGGCCCAACCGGAGCCAACGTGGCTGATTTAATGTTATTATTAATAGATTAG
- the eno gene encoding phosphopyruvate hydratase, protein MSVLTKIEAREVLDSRGNPTLEVTALAENISASFSVPSGASTGSHEALEKRDGDKNRFRGLGVLGAVENINKIISPALSGIDPSEQKQVDSALLKLDGTSNKSRLGGNATIGVSIACAKLAAQLKNIEVFEHLKTLANIKNSHKIPYLYMNLVNGGKHAQSKIAFQEYHVVPMVDDIETALDIGTKIQYALKKKLAEGFGVSSANYGDEDGFVPTFSDVKKPLEILLQIIEENKLLDKVKLALDVAASSFYEKGKYNFNEKNHTSDELLDFYQTLTNSFPMLSIEDPFYEEDFGRFAELLAQKKVKVVGDDLTVTNPARLKEAINQKSINAIIIKPNQIGTLTETLETMKLARENNVECIVSHRSGETTDDFIADLAYAFGTFGIKTGAPHGGERVSKYNRLLKITKAF, encoded by the coding sequence ATGAGTGTCCTTACAAAAATAGAAGCGAGGGAAGTTTTAGATTCTCGCGGCAATCCAACCTTAGAAGTTACGGCTCTAGCCGAAAATATTTCGGCTTCTTTTTCGGTGCCATCTGGCGCTAGCACGGGCAGTCACGAGGCCTTAGAAAAAAGAGACGGCGACAAAAACCGTTTTAGGGGTTTAGGCGTTCTTGGGGCTGTAGAAAATATAAATAAAATTATCTCCCCTGCGCTTTCGGGTATAGATCCCAGCGAACAGAAACAAGTAGATAGCGCTTTATTAAAATTAGACGGTACTTCCAATAAATCTAGATTGGGGGGAAATGCCACTATAGGCGTAAGTATTGCCTGTGCTAAATTAGCCGCCCAACTAAAAAATATAGAAGTTTTTGAACATTTAAAAACTTTAGCCAATATAAAAAATTCACATAAAATCCCCTATCTTTATATGAACTTAGTAAACGGGGGTAAGCACGCCCAAAGTAAAATAGCTTTTCAGGAATATCATGTAGTACCAATGGTAGATGATATTGAAACAGCGCTAGATATAGGTACAAAGATTCAATATGCGCTAAAAAAGAAGCTAGCCGAAGGCTTTGGTGTATCTTCGGCTAATTATGGCGATGAAGATGGATTTGTACCTACTTTTTCTGATGTTAAAAAACCACTAGAGATACTATTACAAATAATAGAAGAAAATAAACTTTTAGATAAAGTTAAATTGGCGCTCGATGTCGCCGCTTCATCGTTTTATGAAAAAGGTAAATATAATTTTAACGAAAAAAACCATACCAGTGATGAACTTTTAGATTTTTATCAAACCTTAACCAATTCTTTTCCTATGCTTTCCATAGAAGACCCTTTTTACGAAGAAGATTTTGGGCGATTTGCCGAACTGCTGGCCCAAAAAAAGGTTAAAGTTGTGGGTGATGACCTAACTGTTACTAATCCTGCCCGCTTAAAAGAAGCTATAAATCAGAAAAGCATAAATGCTATAATTATAAAGCCGAACCAAATTGGCACGCTGACCGAAACACTGGAAACAATGAAGCTAGCTCGCGAAAATAATGTGGAATGTATAGTTAGCCACCGCAGCGGAGAAACCACGGATGATTTTATTGCAGATTTAGCATACGCTTTTGGAACTTTTGGTATTAAAACCGGCGCGCCCCACGGTGGCGAAAGAGTTTCAAAATATAATAGATTATTAAAGATAACGAAAGCTTTTTAG
- a CDS encoding pyruvate kinase translates to MNYSQAQIVATIGPASKEKEIIKQMVAHHMDIVRLNFSWGSYDEHAYYIATVRECAKELNRRIPILQDLSGPRTKTETGHEINPNAVKAVTEKDLKDLEFGLKQNVDYIAMSYVGNKNDVLEIKHHIKEAGYKTPVIAKIERRVAVEKADEIIDVADGIMIARGDLGHEVPLEQIPFIQNMIIKKCKDAVKPVITATQMMFSMKDSPTPTRAEVTDVAFAIISGSDAVMLSDETANGQYPVEAVTMMEKIILEAEKYLKINYLNLLK, encoded by the coding sequence ATGAACTATTCCCAAGCCCAAATCGTGGCTACCATTGGCCCCGCTTCTAAAGAAAAGGAAATTATAAAACAAATGGTGGCCCATCATATGGATATAGTCAGGCTTAATTTTTCGTGGGGCAGTTACGATGAGCACGCCTACTATATTGCGACTGTGCGCGAATGTGCTAAAGAATTAAACCGCAGAATACCTATTTTACAAGATCTTTCTGGCCCGCGCACCAAAACAGAAACTGGCCACGAAATAAACCCCAATGCTGTTAAAGCCGTAACCGAAAAAGATTTAAAAGATCTTGAATTTGGCTTAAAACAAAACGTGGATTATATTGCTATGTCTTATGTTGGCAATAAAAACGATGTTTTAGAAATCAAACATCATATTAAAGAAGCGGGCTATAAAACCCCGGTTATCGCTAAAATAGAAAGGCGAGTCGCCGTAGAAAAAGCCGATGAAATTATAGATGTGGCCGATGGTATAATGATAGCGAGGGGCGACTTAGGCCACGAAGTTCCTTTAGAACAAATTCCCTTTATTCAAAATATGATTATTAAAAAATGCAAAGACGCCGTAAAACCTGTTATTACCGCCACCCAAATGATGTTTTCTATGAAAGATAGCCCTACCCCAACCCGCGCTGAAGTAACCGATGTGGCTTTCGCTATAATTTCGGGTTCAGACGCTGTTATGCTTTCCGACGAAACTGCCAACGGCCAATACCCCGTAGAAGCTGTTACCATGATGGAAAAGATTATTTTAGAAGCCGAAAAATATTTAAAAATTAATTATTTAAATCTATTAAAATAA